The DNA sequence GAGCCGAACCGTTCGATGAAGGACAGCAGCGACCTTTGTCCCGCCTCCTCCGCGACCGCCAGGATCAGCTCCCGCAGCCCCTTCGCCGGCATCTCGAAGAAGGATGGGTACCTTTCGAAAAACGGCCCGACGATCCGGCGGGTCTCCGCGGCGGTCAGCAGGTCGATCTGGACCATCGCGGAGCGGCGGAGCTCCTTCAGCGTCATCCCCGCGAGCTCGTTGCGCAGCTCCCGGAACCGGTATTCCGGCGGGACCGGCATCGGGTACCGCTCCATCGGGGGGCCCAGGAGCGTCTCCGGCTCCGCATCGAGCCCCGCGACGGCCGCCGCAGTTCCGCGGACCTCTTTCAGGAGACGCTCCGCTTCCTCCGTCGCGCCCGCTTCCACGGCCCGCGCGATCCCTCGGGCGACCTCCGCCGCCGCCTCGCGCAGCCGCGCTTCCGGGAGGGAGCGCATCCGCTCGAGCAGGTCGAAGTACAGGGAGAACTCGAGGACCCCTTCGTTGAAGCCCGGATCCGAGAGCATGTACGGCCGGAACAGCATCGCCGCGCGGGCGATCTCTCTTCGAAGCTGGAGGGGAGGAACGTCGTCCGGGCGCGCCGCGATCCGGGGCCACTTCTCCCGGACCGTCATCTCCTGGTACTCCTCCTGCGTCAGGTAAGGAGGATCGAACCGCTCGCCGCCCTTCTTCTTCTCTTCCAGCTCCGCGATCGCGTACCCGGTGTAGGCGGGAACGAACCGCTTCGCGAAACTCCGGAGCTCCTCCTCCGAGAGATGTTCGCTGTATCCGGCGAACATCTCCCTCGCGGCCTCCTCGTCGACGCAGTCGCCGAAGATCCGCATCGTGAACCGGAGCTGCGGCTCGGGGAGCTCGTCCAGGTTCCCGAGGAGATTGGATGTCCGGTCCTCGAGGCGCCGCCGGACCAGCTCGACGTAGCTGTTCACGCGTCCCCCCGCGCGTCCAGCCCGAACATCCGCCGGAACGTCGAAATCACCTCGTTCTTCCGGGCGGCCGGGAAATCCCACGTGGCGGAAACCATCGAGCCGGAGAAGGGGAACTCCTCGTCCTCGTCCGCCCCGTCGCACGATCCGCCCTTGACCGCCTGCGGAGGCGTCGCCGGCGGCATCCCCAGCGCCCGCCCGACGGCTTCGAGAAGCGACTCGCCCTCCCCGGTGTTGGGAGCCTGCACGGTGCAGTAGGTGGAGATCACCGAGACGAAGCAGGGCATGAGGTCGCCTCCCGCGGTCTCGACGAGGGCGTCGAGGTTCCACTGGGCGGCGGACTCCCGGAGGGAGCTCTTCCTGCACGCGAGATGCGCCATCACTTCTCCTCCTGTCGCCGGCGGAGGCAGTGGACCATCGCCTCCGGATCGAAGGCCAGGGCGCCGGTGTCGTGGTAGACGTCGCCGAGCCACTCGGCGACGTGGGCCCGGAGTTCCTCCCGGATCTCCCCTTCCCCGTCGAAGACGAAGACGACGACGCACCGGTCGTCGCCGTCGTAGAACCGGAAAGCGCAGACGTCGCCGGGAAGCTCGACGAGGTCGATGGCGACGACATCCTCGACGGCCAGATCGAACATCCGTTTTACTTCGAGGAGCGTGCGGGTCCGTCCGCAGAGGACGACCTCGGTTTTTCCGGACCACAGGGGGCCGAAACGGCTCTCGATCAGCTCCTTGTCCCGGATGCCCATGCCGTGCCCCTTTCCTTCCCGCCAGCCGTATCGTTGGAATAAAACGGATAGACGCGTCGGAAATTATCTTTTTACCCCGGCCCGGTCGCTTCTGTCAAGCAATTCTATAATGGCGTTTTGTCGATGATGAAAACCCAAAGAAAACCTGCCCCTTATCTTGACAGGGACTGTCCCGGGGGATATCATTTTTCCCTTTCCCGCGAACGAATCCCCTGGCAGGAGGCGACCTCCCGTGGCCCGGCTGAAGACGACGACATCGAAAAAGCTTTTCGCGCTGGCGAAGAACCGGATCCCCGGCGGGGTGAACTCCCCGGTGCGCGCGTTCCGCTCGGTGGGCGGGACGCCGCTGTTCATCGAGCGCGCGAAAGGCGCGACGGTGCGGGACGTGGACGGGAACGTCTACATCGATTACGTCGGCTCGTGGGGGCCGATGATCCTCGGACACGCGCATCCGAAGGTGGTGGGCGCGATCCGGTCGGCCGCGCTCCGCGGAACGAGCTACGGCGCCCCGACGCCGGGGGAGGTGGGTCTGGCCCATCTCATCCGCAGCGCTTTCCCTTCCATCGACAAGGTGCGGCTGGTCTCCTCCGGCACCGAGGCGGCGATGAGCGCCGTCCGGCTCGCGCGGGGGTACACGGGGCGGGACAAGATCGTCAAGTTCGAGGGCGGGTACCACGGCCATGCCGACGCGATGCTGGTGTCGGCCGGCTCCGGGGCGCTCACGTTCGGGCTGCCCGATTCCCCGGGGGTCCCCCGGGAGACGGCGAAGAACACCTTGACCGCGCGGTTCAACGACCTCGCCTCCGTGGAGCGGATCTTCGAAAGGAACAAGGGTGGCGTCGCGGCCGTCATCGTCGAGCCGATCCCCGGGAACATGGGGGTGGTCCCTCCAGCGCCGGGATTCCTCGACGCGCTGCGGGCGCTCACGAAGAAGCACGGTGCGCTGCTGATCTTCGACGAGGTGATCTCGGGCTTCCGCGTGGCGTTCGGGGGCGCGCAGGAGCTGTTCGGCATCGCGCCGGACCTGACCGTCCTCGGGAAGATCATCGGGGGCGGGCTTCCGGTGGGCGCGTTCGGCGGCCGGAAAGAGGTCATGGACGCCCTGGCGCCGGAAGGGCCGGTCTACCAGGCGGGGACGCTGTCGGGGAACCCGCTGGCGATGGCGGCGGGGATCGCCGCGCTCACGGAGCTATCCCGCAAGGGGACGTACAGGAAGCTCAACGAGAAGGCCGACTACCTGGCCGCAGGGCTGGCGAAGGCGTTCGCCGCGTCGGGCGTCCCGGCCTACACCAACCGCGTGGGGTCGATGTGGACCACCTTCTTCCAGGAGGGGCCGGTGACCGACTACGCGTCGGCGAAGCGCAGCGACACGAAGCGGTACGCGAAATATTTCCACGGGCTGCTGGAGCGCGGCGTCTACGTCGCGCCATCCCAGTTCGAGGCGGGCTTCGTTTCGACGGCGCACACGAAAAAGGATCTCGACCGGACGATCGCCGCGGTGCGGGATGTTCTCGGGACGCTGTAAGCGGAACCGGTTTCCATTTGACGGATTCCCGGCTTCTATGATAAGAATCCTGCGTTTGGGCTCATGAGCGACCGACAGGACCGCAAGGCGTTTTTCCGCGAGCTGGGAAGGTACAGCGCCCTCGGGTTCGAGATGGCCCTGTCGGTGGTCATCGGCCTGGGGATCGGCTACTACCTCGACAAGTGGCTCGGGACCGCCCCCTGGCTGATGATCCTGTGGATGGGCTTCGGCTTCGCCGCCGGAGTGCGCAGCCTCTATCGCGCCGCCGTACGGTCCGTGAAAGAGCAGGAGAAGGAAGAGGAAAAGGAAAAAGAACGGGAGCGGCCCGGTGGAGAATGAACGCTCCGGGGAGGTTTCGATCCGCTCCCTGGAACGCCGGATCTTTTTCTCCGCCGCGGCGATCCTCGCCGGGATCGCCGTCGCGGCGGCCGTCGGGGCGGCGAGCTTCCGGCTGCTCCCCGGGGCGGCGTGCGGCGCCGCCATCGCCTGCGGGAACTTCTTCCTCGTCCGGAAGATCCTGGAAAAGGCGTTCCTGCGCGAGGGCGCGGTCAACAAGCGGTTCGTCGTCCAGTACGCGCTGAAGTTCCTCGGCCTGATCGGGCTCGTCTACCTGGTCGTCCGGTCCGGCTGGTTCGATGTTTTGGGGTTTTTGATCGGGCTGTCGTCGCTGTTTTTGGGGGTCCTCCTGGAGGCCCTGGTGAAATCGTTCCAGCCGGCGGACTGAAAGGCGCATCCGCCGAGTCATCGCGGGGGTTACTCGGAAATGCGCAAGGCGATCCTCGGACTTCTCCTGGCGGCCGCGACGCCCGCGTCGGCGCTGGCGGCGGAGGAGCACGGCTATTCCTTCTTCATGGCGCTGCCCGGCGGGCAGAAATACTTCTACATGTACGCCGCGCTCTTCATCGCCGCGTTCCTGGTCGTCGCGTCGTACCTCGTCGTGGGCGGGAAAAAGACCTCCGACATGGTGGTCCCGGAAGGGCGGCTCACGCTGCGCAACTTCTTCGAGCTGATCCTCGGCTTCCTCGCTCAGCTCGCCGAGGACATCATCGGGCACCACTACAAGAAGTACCTGCCGCTTCTGGCGTCGTGCTTCATCTTCATCCTGTTCATGAACCTGCTGGGGCTCATCCCCGGCTTCCTCCCGCCGACGCAGAAGATGAACATCACCGTGGGGCTGGCGCTGGTCATCTTCCTGTCGACCCATTACTTCGGCGTCCGCGAGAACGGCGTCGCCTACTTCAAGCACTTCCTCGGCCCCGTGTGGTGGATGGCCCCGATCATGCTGCCGATCGAGATCATCTCCCACCTGGCGCGGCCGATGTCGCTCTCCCTGCGCCTCTTCGGCAACATCACCGGCGACCACGCGGTGGTGGCCGGCTTCATGGCGCTGATCCCCATCCTCGTCCCCTCGATCTTCCTCGGGCTGGGGCTGTTCGTCTCCTTCATGCAGGCGTTCATCTTCACCGTGCTGTCCATGATCTACATCTCGGGCGCGGTCACGCACTCGGAGGAACACTGATCCACGCAACACCCCGGCGGGCTTTGCGGGGCTTTTCGCCGGGATCATCCTGAAAGGGGGAAACACCCTATGTTCCGCAGATTCACTTTCTCTCTCCTCGTCGCCACGCTCTTCATCGCGCTGGCGTCGGTGGCTTTGGCGGCGGAGGAAGGCGCTCCTGCCGCGGGCGGGGATTCCAACGTGAAGGCCGTCATCGCCCTGGCGGCGGGTTTCGGCATCGCGATCGCCGCGTTCGGCGGCGCGCTGGGCCAGAGCCGGGCCATCGCGGCCGGGCTGGAGGGGATCGCGCGCAATCCTTCCGCCCAGAACAAGATCTTCATCCCGATGATCGTCGGCCTCGCGCTGATCGAGTCCCTCGTCATCTACGCGCTGGTCATCGCGTTCGTCCTCGTCGGGAAGCTGTAAGGCCGGCCCGAAGGAAAGGTTTTTCCGGAAAGGGCCCCCGCGCGGGGCCCTTTTCCTTTCTCTTCTTCGCGAAGAAGCTTTAGAATGATTCATATCTTCCACACAAGGCGCGCACCCCGATGAAGATCGATCCGCTCGTGTACCACGCGAAGTTCCCGCGAAGCTGCTCCCTCGCCCAGTGCAAAAGCCGCTGCTGCAAGGGCGGCGTATGGGCCGACATCAAGGAAAAGGACGTCATCCTCCGGAACGCGGAGCTGTTCGTCCCGTACATGCGCCCCGAGGCGAAGGACCCGGCGTCCTGGTTCGGGGAGACTACGGACGATCCGGACTGCCCGAGCGGCGTCGCCGTGGAAACCAACGTGGCGGGAGACTACTGCGTCTTCTTCCACCCGGGGCACGGATGCTCCCTGCAGAAGGCGGCGGTCGACCTGGGCTGGCACGAGTGGGAATTCAAGCCGCGCTTCTGCATCATGTTCCCGCTGGTGGTCTGCGAGGGCGAGCTCACCGTCGACGAGGACATGGACGACGTCTGGTGCATGAAGCGGGAGAACCGCACCCACCCGATCCTCCCCGCGGTGGAGAGGGAAGTGCGGCACCTCTTCCCGGAGGAAGTCGCGCGCAAGCTCCTTTCGGAAGACTACGGCTCCGCCGCCCCGGC is a window from the Thermodesulfobacteriota bacterium genome containing:
- the hemL gene encoding glutamate-1-semialdehyde 2,1-aminomutase, whose product is MKTTTSKKLFALAKNRIPGGVNSPVRAFRSVGGTPLFIERAKGATVRDVDGNVYIDYVGSWGPMILGHAHPKVVGAIRSAALRGTSYGAPTPGEVGLAHLIRSAFPSIDKVRLVSSGTEAAMSAVRLARGYTGRDKIVKFEGGYHGHADAMLVSAGSGALTFGLPDSPGVPRETAKNTLTARFNDLASVERIFERNKGGVAAVIVEPIPGNMGVVPPAPGFLDALRALTKKHGALLIFDEVISGFRVAFGGAQELFGIAPDLTVLGKIIGGGLPVGAFGGRKEVMDALAPEGPVYQAGTLSGNPLAMAAGIAALTELSRKGTYRKLNEKADYLAAGLAKAFAASGVPAYTNRVGSMWTTFFQEGPVTDYASAKRSDTKRYAKYFHGLLERGVYVAPSQFEAGFVSTAHTKKDLDRTIAAVRDVLGTL
- a CDS encoding AtpZ/AtpI family protein; the protein is MSDRQDRKAFFRELGRYSALGFEMALSVVIGLGIGYYLDKWLGTAPWLMILWMGFGFAAGVRSLYRAAVRSVKEQEKEEEKEKERERPGGE
- a CDS encoding ATP synthase subunit I — its product is MENERSGEVSIRSLERRIFFSAAAILAGIAVAAAVGAASFRLLPGAACGAAIACGNFFLVRKILEKAFLREGAVNKRFVVQYALKFLGLIGLVYLVVRSGWFDVLGFLIGLSSLFLGVLLEALVKSFQPAD
- the atpB gene encoding F0F1 ATP synthase subunit A translates to MRKAILGLLLAAATPASALAAEEHGYSFFMALPGGQKYFYMYAALFIAAFLVVASYLVVGGKKTSDMVVPEGRLTLRNFFELILGFLAQLAEDIIGHHYKKYLPLLASCFIFILFMNLLGLIPGFLPPTQKMNITVGLALVIFLSTHYFGVRENGVAYFKHFLGPVWWMAPIMLPIEIISHLARPMSLSLRLFGNITGDHAVVAGFMALIPILVPSIFLGLGLFVSFMQAFIFTVLSMIYISGAVTHSEEH
- a CDS encoding DUF3109 family protein; the protein is MKIDPLVYHAKFPRSCSLAQCKSRCCKGGVWADIKEKDVILRNAELFVPYMRPEAKDPASWFGETTDDPDCPSGVAVETNVAGDYCVFFHPGHGCSLQKAAVDLGWHEWEFKPRFCIMFPLVVCEGELTVDEDMDDVWCMKRENRTHPILPAVEREVRHLFPEEVARKLLSEDYGSAAPAGTRPGYLPKKATIP
- a CDS encoding ATP synthase F0 subunit C, with translation MFRRFTFSLLVATLFIALASVALAAEEGAPAAGGDSNVKAVIALAAGFGIAIAAFGGALGQSRAIAAGLEGIARNPSAQNKIFIPMIVGLALIESLVIYALVIAFVLVGKL